From the Bacteroidales bacterium genome, one window contains:
- a CDS encoding TIGR01212 family radical SAM protein (This family includes YhcC from E. coli K-12, an uncharacterized radical SAM protein.), whose protein sequence is MYNNDERFYRYSRYLEQKFGTKVQKLSINAGFSCPNRDGTIGTEGCIYCNNQSFTPKYCTPSTSITEQIDKGIKFFERKRHYSYLGYFQSYTNTHTEPEKLYRKLLDVIENQDIVGVVVSTRPDCIGSEIIKALLKINNLKPLMVELGVESTLNRSLELLNRGHDYQQVCDSVHRLSNAGIETGAHLILGIPGETREEIVNHANEISKLPISTVKLHQLQIIKNTKLAEMYRNGSVSVKLLDWREYVELCVDFIEHLRPDIAIERFASQAAPELLEVSVWKNIRSYHVTNLVQNKLVERNTFQGKLYKNTPSKHSS, encoded by the coding sequence ATGTACAATAATGACGAACGGTTTTACAGATACAGTCGGTATTTAGAACAGAAGTTTGGAACAAAAGTTCAAAAGCTGTCCATTAACGCAGGATTTTCGTGTCCAAATCGCGATGGCACAATAGGTACCGAAGGCTGTATCTATTGTAATAATCAGAGTTTTACGCCTAAATACTGTACACCTTCAACTTCAATTACCGAACAAATAGATAAAGGCATTAAATTTTTTGAACGCAAGCGACACTATTCCTATTTGGGATATTTTCAATCATATACTAATACCCATACCGAACCTGAAAAACTTTATCGAAAGTTATTGGATGTGATTGAAAATCAAGATATTGTGGGGGTTGTTGTCAGCACACGACCTGATTGTATCGGCAGTGAAATTATAAAAGCTTTATTGAAAATCAACAACCTAAAACCTCTGATGGTAGAGCTAGGTGTGGAAAGCACACTTAATCGTTCGTTAGAACTTCTAAATAGAGGACATGACTATCAACAGGTTTGTGACTCAGTACATCGACTATCAAATGCAGGTATTGAGACAGGAGCTCATTTGATTTTAGGGATTCCCGGTGAAACCAGAGAGGAGATTGTAAATCATGCTAACGAAATATCTAAGCTGCCCATATCTACCGTAAAGCTGCACCAATTGCAAATCATTAAAAATACGAAGTTGGCAGAAATGTATCGTAATGGATCTGTGTCTGTTAAACTGTTAGATTGGCGAGAATATGTAGAACTATGCGTCGACTTTATAGAGCATCTTAGACCCGACATCGCCATAGAACGTTTTGCTTCTCAGGCTGCTCCTGAATTGTTAGAAGTCTCCGTATGGAAAAATATTAGGAGTTATCATGTTACAAACTTAGTGCAAAATAAATTGGTTGAGCGAAACACTTTTCAAGGAAAGTTATATAAAAATACCCCCTCAAAACATAGTAGCTAA
- a CDS encoding low specificity L-threonine aldolase, whose protein sequence is MRGFASDNSSGIHPRILAAMIEVNENHAIGYGDDYFSQKAIEVFCNLFGTSTEVFFVFNGTGANVLSLMQTTKPYSSVICADTAHINVDECGAPERIAGIKLISVPNKNGKLFCEDIIPHLHGFGFEHHSQPGAISISQSTEMGTVYTPVEIRKLADLAHKHNMILHVDGARLANAAATLNLPFRTFTVDCGVDVVSFGGTKNGMMMGEAVLIFDPKLAEGFKYRRKQSMQLYSKMRFVGAQFLAYLTDDLWLENARHANAMAQKLAKAISEIPQIKITVPVEANGVFATIPKEWIEPLCKKYFFYTWNEETSEVRWMCSFDTTEQDIDSFVELLRDFSKHM, encoded by the coding sequence ATGCGTGGATTTGCAAGTGATAATAGCTCAGGTATTCATCCACGAATTTTGGCAGCTATGATAGAAGTCAACGAAAACCATGCCATAGGTTATGGCGATGATTATTTTAGTCAAAAAGCTATAGAAGTATTTTGTAATCTGTTTGGCACATCCACAGAGGTTTTCTTTGTGTTTAATGGGACGGGAGCCAACGTTTTATCACTTATGCAAACCACAAAACCATACAGTTCGGTTATATGTGCAGATACGGCCCACATTAATGTAGATGAGTGTGGAGCACCAGAAAGAATAGCAGGCATTAAACTGATATCGGTGCCTAATAAAAATGGAAAATTGTTTTGCGAAGATATTATTCCCCATTTACATGGGTTTGGTTTTGAGCACCATAGCCAACCCGGGGCGATAAGTATAAGTCAATCAACCGAAATGGGTACAGTTTATACTCCCGTCGAGATTCGTAAACTTGCCGATTTAGCACATAAACACAATATGATTTTGCATGTTGATGGAGCACGATTAGCCAATGCTGCGGCAACTCTTAATTTGCCTTTCCGCACTTTTACTGTTGATTGTGGTGTTGATGTAGTATCATTTGGTGGTACAAAAAACGGGATGATGATGGGCGAAGCAGTTCTAATATTTGACCCAAAATTAGCTGAGGGATTTAAGTATCGCCGCAAGCAGTCAATGCAGTTGTATAGCAAAATGCGGTTTGTAGGAGCGCAGTTTTTGGCTTATCTTACCGATGATTTATGGCTTGAAAATGCACGACACGCTAATGCTATGGCGCAAAAGTTAGCAAAAGCGATTTCTGAAATCCCACAGATTAAAATAACAGTGCCTGTAGAAGCAAATGGAGTTTTTGCAACTATCCCAAAGGAGTGGATAGAACCGCTGTGCAAAAAATATTTCTTTTACACATGGAATGAAGAGACATCGGAGGTTCGTTGGATGTGCTCTTTTGATACTACAGAACAAGACATAGATTCGTTTGTGGAGTTGCTCAGAGATTTCTCAAAACATATGTAA
- a CDS encoding tryptophanase yields the protein MKLPFAESYRIKMVENIKKSTRKEREQWIKEAKYNLFFLKSDHVFIDLLTDSGTGAMSDQQWSAMMLGDESYAGARSYYNMKNAIKEILGFDYFLPTHQGRAAENVLYSTIIKEGDVLPGNSHFDTTKGHIEFRRAIALDCTIDEASDTQLEIPFKGNVDLKKLEKALQDTPREKIPCVILTVTNNTAGGQPVSMENIRGVSKLCKKYNVLLQIDSARFAENAYFIKTREKGYENKTVKEIVKEMFSYADIMTMSSKKDAIVNMGGFVAFKSEELWKNCQKFCIMNEGFVTYGGMSGRDMNALAVGLDEGTEFDYLETRIKQVEYLGKKLDEYGIPYQRPAGGHAIFVDAKKILTHVPKEEFIAQTLGIELYLEAGIRGVEIGAMLADRDPVTRENRYPELELLRLAIPRRTYTNNHMDVIAAALKNVYDRRETITRGYVITREEPIMRHFTVELKPAK from the coding sequence ATAAAATTACCTTTTGCTGAATCCTACCGCATTAAAATGGTGGAAAATATTAAAAAAAGTACGCGAAAAGAGCGCGAACAATGGATCAAAGAAGCTAAGTACAACCTATTTTTCTTGAAAAGCGACCATGTTTTTATCGACTTACTAACAGACTCGGGAACAGGCGCAATGAGTGACCAACAATGGTCTGCAATGATGCTTGGTGACGAGAGTTACGCAGGTGCACGCTCATATTACAACATGAAAAATGCGATAAAAGAGATTCTTGGCTTCGATTATTTCTTACCAACGCACCAAGGTCGTGCAGCTGAAAACGTGTTGTATTCAACTATAATAAAAGAGGGTGATGTACTTCCGGGCAACTCGCATTTCGATACAACTAAAGGACATATCGAGTTTAGAAGAGCTATTGCATTAGATTGTACGATTGACGAAGCATCAGACACACAACTTGAAATTCCTTTTAAAGGAAATGTGGATCTGAAAAAACTTGAGAAAGCATTACAAGATACACCAAGAGAAAAAATTCCGTGTGTAATTCTTACAGTTACTAACAATACTGCAGGAGGACAACCTGTTTCTATGGAAAACATTCGCGGAGTTTCAAAATTGTGTAAAAAATACAACGTATTGTTGCAAATAGACTCTGCTCGTTTTGCTGAAAACGCTTACTTTATCAAAACACGCGAGAAAGGATACGAAAACAAAACTGTGAAAGAGATTGTAAAGGAGATGTTCTCGTATGCCGATATTATGACTATGTCATCTAAAAAAGATGCTATTGTAAATATGGGCGGTTTCGTAGCTTTCAAATCGGAAGAGTTGTGGAAAAATTGTCAAAAATTCTGTATCATGAACGAAGGTTTCGTTACTTACGGTGGTATGAGCGGACGCGATATGAATGCCCTTGCTGTGGGATTAGACGAAGGTACAGAATTTGATTATTTGGAAACTCGTATCAAACAAGTAGAATACTTGGGTAAAAAATTAGACGAGTATGGTATTCCGTATCAACGTCCTGCAGGCGGACACGCTATTTTTGTTGATGCTAAAAAAATATTAACACATGTGCCTAAGGAAGAGTTTATCGCACAAACTCTTGGTATAGAGCTATACTTGGAAGCAGGAATCCGTGGTGTAGAAATTGGTGCAATGCTTGCTGACCGTGATCCGGTTACACGCGAAAACCGATATCCCGAATTGGAGCTATTGCGTCTTGCTATACCACGTCGCACTTACACAAATAATCATATGGACGTAATTGCTGCTGCATTGAAAAACGTTTATGACCGTCGTGAGACTATCACTCGTGGATATGTTATTACCCGCGAAGAGCCTATAATGCGTCACTTTACAGTTGAACTCAAACCAGCTAAATAA
- a CDS encoding esterase family protein, whose protein sequence is MKRLNIILVFSVLLFSCKSDNSTYYIDNNPYKKFDSYAEFKTTINELASINKTATRDSLINLFLDSLKSNQEIPFAKDTSVMFIYYGKAKNVIFTGDFNQWSVNDKKYEAKKIRSTNLWILEQNFPDDARFDYKISVNKSELIIDPLNNTVQKRESGPYSELKMPYWEAPKYNIEKTNIPKGILTDVKTILSNETNLDYKINYQVYLPHNYQTQTNLPVIYVTDGHEYSNPLLGNMITVLDNMIANNIIKPLIAVFIDPRNPENLEENRSVSEYDCNDRFVDFIVHELVPEIDKSYKTNPQADSRAILGVSYGGKISTYTGVKKPEIFGCIAAQSPVLDESLIREYGKNKKLPIKFYLSCGTFYDVKDNTQLLRDVLIYKGYPLEYIEVNESGSWGAWRNQIDIILKYFFRIE, encoded by the coding sequence ATGAAACGTTTAAATATCATACTCGTTTTTTCTGTATTATTGTTTAGTTGTAAATCAGATAACAGCACTTACTATATAGATAACAATCCATATAAAAAATTTGATAGTTATGCCGAATTTAAGACAACAATAAATGAATTGGCTTCAATTAACAAAACAGCAACTCGCGATTCTTTAATCAATTTATTTCTTGATAGTTTAAAGTCGAACCAAGAGATACCTTTTGCAAAAGACACTTCAGTGATGTTCATATATTACGGAAAAGCGAAAAACGTAATATTTACAGGTGATTTCAATCAATGGTCAGTCAACGATAAGAAATATGAGGCTAAAAAAATACGTAGCACCAATTTATGGATATTGGAACAAAATTTCCCTGACGATGCCCGTTTCGACTACAAAATATCAGTCAATAAAAGCGAATTAATTATAGACCCTTTAAACAATACGGTTCAAAAAAGAGAATCTGGTCCATACTCCGAATTGAAAATGCCATACTGGGAGGCTCCTAAGTACAATATTGAAAAAACCAACATTCCAAAAGGAATACTTACGGATGTTAAAACAATTTTAAGCAACGAAACAAATCTCGACTATAAGATTAATTATCAGGTATATCTGCCACATAATTATCAAACTCAAACAAATCTACCAGTAATTTATGTTACCGATGGTCACGAGTACTCTAACCCATTGTTAGGCAATATGATAACCGTTTTAGACAATATGATTGCCAACAATATAATAAAGCCTTTAATAGCTGTTTTTATCGACCCTCGCAATCCCGAAAACTTAGAAGAAAATCGCTCTGTAAGTGAATATGATTGCAATGATCGCTTTGTTGATTTTATTGTTCATGAACTTGTGCCAGAAATAGATAAATCATATAAAACAAACCCGCAAGCTGACAGTCGTGCTATACTTGGAGTATCATACGGAGGGAAAATATCAACCTACACTGGTGTTAAAAAACCAGAAATATTTGGCTGTATAGCTGCACAGTCACCTGTCTTAGACGAAAGTTTAATACGTGAATATGGCAAAAATAAAAAACTACCCATAAAATTTTATTTAAGCTGTGGCACATTTTACGATGTAAAAGATAATACTCAATTATTGCGCGATGTATTAATTTATAAGGGATATCCATTAGAATATATTGAGGTCAATGAAAGCGGCTCGTGGGGAGCATGGCGTAACCAAATTGATATTATTCTAAAATATTTCTTTAGAATTGAGTAA
- the holA gene encoding DNA polymerase III subunit delta has translation MTFNDMMADLKAKKYYPIYFLMGEEDYFIDEVTDYIAKNVLKEEERDFNQSIFYGNDITLPNIIVETRQYPMIAERRVIIVKEAQNVKGIDGSDSDKESAWLNYATNPIPTTILVIAYRARPIDKRKKLYKSLEKNGAILESSRLYESKMPEWIISYVKSKGYDIQTAAAQILVSHLGNDLSKVTNGLSKLMTLLPEGTAINSQHIEDNIGISKEYNIFELNKAIGLRDTTKAFTIVAHFAKNPKNNPLPLVIRQLFNYFLKILMIHTTYRSLGRQELANALSINAYFISEYIEAARNYPKAKVEKIISYLRHYDAYSKGVNDTGTEDGELMKELISLIMV, from the coding sequence ATAACTTTTAATGATATGATGGCCGATTTGAAGGCTAAAAAATATTATCCAATATACTTTTTAATGGGTGAAGAAGATTACTTTATCGATGAAGTAACCGACTATATCGCCAAAAACGTTTTAAAAGAGGAAGAACGCGATTTTAACCAGTCAATCTTTTACGGCAACGATATTACATTGCCAAATATTATTGTTGAAACTCGACAATATCCTATGATAGCGGAACGCAGAGTAATTATTGTTAAAGAGGCACAAAACGTAAAAGGAATTGATGGAAGCGATTCGGACAAAGAATCTGCTTGGTTAAATTACGCTACAAATCCAATTCCAACAACCATATTAGTTATAGCTTACAGAGCAAGACCAATTGACAAACGAAAAAAACTATACAAATCACTTGAGAAAAATGGAGCTATACTTGAATCATCAAGGCTTTATGAATCAAAAATGCCCGAATGGATTATATCATATGTTAAATCAAAAGGTTATGACATTCAAACAGCAGCAGCACAAATTTTAGTATCGCACTTAGGTAACGATTTGTCGAAAGTTACGAACGGTTTATCGAAACTGATGACCCTGTTACCAGAGGGAACAGCAATAAACAGCCAGCACATTGAGGATAATATTGGAATTTCAAAAGAGTACAACATCTTCGAACTTAATAAAGCCATAGGCTTACGCGACACAACAAAAGCATTTACCATTGTTGCGCACTTTGCAAAAAATCCAAAAAACAATCCTTTACCCTTGGTTATAAGACAGTTGTTTAACTATTTTTTAAAGATTTTAATGATACACACCACGTATCGTAGCCTTGGCAGACAGGAGTTAGCCAATGCACTATCTATTAACGCATATTTTATTTCCGAATATATTGAAGCTGCACGAAATTATCCAAAAGCTAAAGTTGAAAAAATCATAAGCTACCTAAGACATTATGATGCTTACAGTAAAGGTGTTAACGACACAGGTACAGAAGATGGCGAACTTATGAAGGAACTGATATCGCTGATTATGGTGTAA
- a CDS encoding UvrD-helicase domain-containing protein, whose product MSKKALTIYKASAGSGKTFMLTRHYLTLALETEKNYTHILAITFTRKATAEMRQRIVDELRLLSSNISQSEHAKYISKELDISLEELQIRSQKLLSSILHDYSNFSITTIDQFFQRIIRSLARELGLPAGYRIEMDEKKILSRAVEIMLDKTSDDEELFNLFLEYVKSEVIDENRSHIFHNAIIEFVEKILREDLKSAFIKIGDKEFKNIVQTYQKTLQTQFYTFENELKRRTNIFEERLRHYNFELSDLKNGTRAKYLYNAVSNGFKFKTDDLKKLFDTDIDEEKDKFLKKDFLKEIGSGYDSLNQIFTYDCQYFTDNYPRYYFAKNAHRNLWHILFFANIWYEMNQIKQNENLFVIGDSPVLLSQIIDKNDTSFIFEKIANRFNHFLIDEFQDTSTLQWDNLRPFVANSMAQFDPQQQKGSVNNLIVGDVKQAIYRFRNGNWELLNEQVDKELSNLGIDNQVLSHNWRSSKTIIDFNNTAFNILRKKLPLEYFSNVPVKYRNDLDSLYKDYEQQYPHKTEKQGYVQVVALEKDEYRETTVNTVVSQVLEMLNSGVQQGDIAILVRKAEHGQIIAEALLSRSSDITKHNLQVAMSDVLSVDKSIAINAIINTLKYLSNPKEGYYIWIAAWNVAKTLGTDTKNFFCQTTQKLFPSEFFDSIEDLKKSTIYDAVIKIIEIFKLNTNKDEIPFLSRFLNFITQYLENSSSDQKTFLKYWEDESSNVKIPSPSTSNAIQILTIHKSKGLEFKHVILPFVDWRIVNSNKELVWVKDQINDTKFPVSAPFNKNAEFSTYKDFLYDEYFNLVVDSLNIIYVAFTRAKTSLSVYTTQKPATNTVGEWIINMFNEQDKWQGIIDCDDKSNFLKYTFGDNKLLYEASDTTEETGNIIDSLTVDTDISVSVRNSSNFYPKDEDTELSGIEYGTVMHRIMEQITTLLSLDKAVDKIAATGVLSRNEIVEISKKIKDAISQPQVSEWFSEDSKIYNEHVLISPDGKLLRPDRIVETSDGKRILIDYKFTHEQSDDHINQVHKYAKTLEKAGKKIDSAYLWYMIQNNIVKVIGN is encoded by the coding sequence ATGAGTAAAAAAGCATTAACAATATACAAAGCCTCAGCCGGCTCGGGCAAAACATTTATGCTTACAAGGCATTATTTGACTTTAGCGCTCGAGACGGAGAAAAATTATACTCATATTTTAGCCATAACTTTTACAAGAAAAGCAACAGCCGAAATGCGCCAACGCATTGTCGATGAGCTAAGGTTACTATCTTCAAATATCTCACAATCAGAGCATGCCAAATATATTTCAAAGGAATTAGATATAAGTTTAGAGGAGTTGCAAATCCGTTCACAAAAGCTACTATCATCTATATTACACGATTATTCTAATTTTTCGATTACAACAATCGATCAATTTTTCCAACGCATAATTCGTAGCCTTGCACGTGAACTTGGACTGCCCGCAGGATACAGAATTGAAATGGACGAGAAAAAAATATTGTCGCGTGCTGTTGAAATCATGCTGGACAAAACAAGTGATGATGAAGAGCTGTTCAATCTGTTCCTAGAATATGTAAAAAGCGAAGTGATAGATGAAAACAGAAGCCACATTTTCCATAACGCAATTATTGAATTTGTTGAAAAAATATTGCGCGAAGACTTAAAAAGTGCTTTCATAAAAATTGGTGATAAAGAATTTAAAAATATTGTTCAAACGTACCAAAAAACATTGCAAACGCAATTCTACACTTTTGAAAATGAATTGAAAAGACGTACAAACATTTTCGAAGAACGATTAAGACATTATAATTTCGAACTAAGCGATTTAAAAAACGGAACAAGGGCTAAATATTTATATAATGCAGTATCAAACGGTTTTAAATTTAAAACTGATGACTTAAAAAAGCTATTCGATACAGACATTGATGAAGAAAAGGACAAATTTCTGAAAAAAGATTTTCTTAAAGAAATTGGTAGTGGTTACGATAGTTTGAATCAAATATTTACCTATGATTGTCAATATTTTACAGACAATTATCCACGATACTATTTTGCTAAAAACGCACACCGAAATTTGTGGCATATACTGTTCTTTGCAAATATTTGGTACGAAATGAACCAAATAAAACAGAACGAAAACCTGTTTGTTATCGGTGACTCCCCTGTCCTACTATCACAAATAATCGACAAAAACGACACCTCGTTTATTTTTGAAAAAATTGCAAACAGATTTAATCATTTTCTAATTGACGAGTTTCAAGACACCTCTACATTACAGTGGGACAATCTGCGACCATTTGTTGCTAACAGCATGGCACAGTTCGATCCGCAACAACAAAAAGGTAGCGTTAATAACCTGATTGTAGGCGACGTTAAGCAAGCTATTTACAGGTTTAGAAACGGCAACTGGGAACTTCTGAACGAACAGGTTGATAAAGAGCTTAGTAACCTCGGTATCGATAACCAAGTGCTAAGTCACAACTGGCGTAGCTCAAAAACAATAATCGATTTTAACAATACAGCTTTTAATATACTAAGGAAAAAGTTGCCATTAGAGTATTTTTCCAACGTACCAGTTAAATACAGAAACGATTTAGACTCTCTATATAAAGATTATGAGCAACAATATCCGCACAAGACGGAAAAACAAGGTTATGTACAAGTTGTTGCGTTAGAAAAAGATGAATATAGAGAGACAACAGTAAACACCGTAGTATCCCAAGTGTTAGAAATGTTAAACAGTGGCGTGCAACAGGGCGATATTGCAATTTTAGTTCGCAAAGCTGAACATGGTCAAATTATTGCAGAAGCATTACTTTCTCGCAGTTCTGACATAACAAAACACAATCTGCAAGTTGCAATGTCTGATGTACTTTCGGTTGATAAGAGCATTGCTATTAATGCTATTATCAATACTTTGAAATATCTTTCTAACCCCAAAGAAGGGTATTATATTTGGATAGCAGCGTGGAACGTAGCTAAAACGCTTGGAACAGATACTAAAAACTTTTTTTGCCAAACTACGCAAAAACTGTTCCCTTCAGAATTTTTTGACTCTATAGAAGATCTGAAAAAATCGACTATATACGATGCTGTTATTAAAATAATCGAGATATTTAAGCTAAATACAAACAAAGACGAAATTCCTTTCCTTTCAAGGTTTCTAAATTTTATAACACAATATTTAGAAAACAGCTCATCTGATCAAAAAACATTTCTAAAATATTGGGAAGACGAAAGTTCAAATGTCAAGATACCATCACCATCGACAAGCAACGCTATACAAATACTGACGATACACAAAAGCAAAGGGCTTGAATTTAAACACGTTATATTACCCTTTGTCGATTGGAGGATAGTTAACAGCAACAAAGAGCTGGTTTGGGTTAAAGACCAAATTAACGATACAAAATTTCCTGTTTCTGCACCGTTTAATAAAAATGCCGAATTTTCAACTTATAAAGATTTTTTATACGACGAGTATTTTAATCTTGTAGTTGACTCATTAAATATTATTTATGTTGCATTTACCCGGGCTAAAACCTCGCTTTCAGTTTATACGACACAAAAACCTGCCACAAACACAGTCGGAGAATGGATTATTAACATGTTTAATGAGCAAGATAAATGGCAAGGAATAATCGATTGTGATGACAAAAGTAATTTCTTGAAATATACCTTTGGAGATAACAAATTGTTATACGAAGCTAGTGATACAACAGAAGAAACTGGGAATATTATTGACTCATTAACAGTAGATACCGATATTTCTGTGTCTGTGCGTAATAGCAGCAATTTTTATCCAAAAGATGAGGACACCGAACTCTCAGGAATTGAATATGGTACTGTCATGCACCGAATTATGGAGCAGATTACCACTTTGTTGAGTTTAGACAAGGCAGTGGATAAAATTGCCGCAACAGGCGTATTAAGCCGAAACGAAATAGTTGAGATAAGCAAAAAAATAAAAGATGCTATTTCTCAACCGCAAGTATCTGAATGGTTTTCGGAAGACTCAAAAATATACAATGAGCATGTATTAATTAGTCCTGATGGCAAACTTCTCAGACCCGACAGAATTGTTGAAACATCAGATGGCAAAAGGATTTTGATTGATTATAAGTTTACTCATGAACAATCAGACGACCATATAAACCAAGTTCATAAATACGCTAAAACTCTTGAAAAAGCAGGGAAAAAGATCGATTCTGCATATTTGTGGTATATGATTCAAAACAATATAGTAAAAGTGATTGGCAATTAG